The following are encoded in a window of Penaeus vannamei isolate JL-2024 chromosome 17, ASM4276789v1, whole genome shotgun sequence genomic DNA:
- the LOC138864676 gene encoding NADH-ubiquinone oxidoreductase chain 5-like: MVLEVKDGVGGKRQCWRYKYSVGVPERSKTLARISTSRYSSISLLLLLLHSLYISASRYSSISLLLLLLHSLYIFTSRYSSISLLLLLLHSLYISTSRYSSISLLLLLLHSLYISTSRYRSISLLLLLLHSLYISASRYTSIFLLRDIALYLYYYYCCFTTYSSISLLLLLLLYHVSLLRDIALYLYYCYCCIPSISLLRDIALYLYYCYCCIPSISLLRDIALYLYYCYCCIPSISLLRDIALYLYCGYCCIPSISLLRDIALYLYYCYCCIPSISLLRDTPLYLYYCYCCIPSISLLRDIALYLYYCYCCIPSISLLRDTPLYLYCYCCITSISLLRA, translated from the exons atggtgttggaggtaaaagatggtgttggaggtaaaaGACAGTGTTGGAGATATAAATACAGTGTTGGAG TGCCAGAGCGCAGTAAAACATTAGCACGTATCTCTACTTCGAGATACAGCTCTATAtctctactgctgctgctgctgcattcCCTCTATATCTCTGCTTCGAGATATAGCTCTATAtctctactgctgctactgctgcattCCCTCTATATCTTTACTTCGAGATATAGCTCTATatctctactgctactactgctgcatTCCCTCTATATCTCTACTTCGAGATACAGCTCTATAtctctactgctgctactgctgcattccctctatatctctacttcgagatatagatctatatctctactgctgctgttactacatTCCCTCTATATCTCTGCTTCGAGATATACCTCTATATTTCTACTTCGAGATATAGCTCTAtatctctactactactactgctgctttaCCAC ATATAGCTCTAtatctctactactactactgctgctttaCCACGTATCTCTACTTCGAGATATAGCTCTATatctctactactgctactgctgcattccctctatctctctacttcgaGATATAGCTCTATatctctactactgctactgctgcattccctctatctctctacttcgaGATATAGCTCTATatctctactactgctactgctgcattccctctatctctctacttcgaGATATAGCTCTATACCTCTATTGCGGCTACTGCtgcattccctctatctctctacttcgaGATATAGCTCTATatctctactactgctactgctgcattCCATCTATATCTCTACTTCGAGATACACCTCTATatctctactactgctactgctgcattCCCTCTATATCTCTACTTCGAGATATAGCTCTATatctctactactgctactgctgcattCCCTCTATATCTCTACTTCGAGATACACCTCTATatctctactgctactgctgcattACCTCTATATCTCTACTTCGAGCCTGA